The following nucleotide sequence is from Malania oleifera isolate guangnan ecotype guangnan chromosome 4, ASM2987363v1, whole genome shotgun sequence.
AAAGCTACCCAAAACTCTTAAGGACAATCCACTCCTGCTTCACCATCCAGAATAGATTTGGGTAAGCAGATTACCTTATTCAGTCAAGAAACATGGCTACCTTGTCTTTGAGACTACTCTTTTTCTTCATCAATGGGACTGGTTCTTCTCCAGCCATCTTATTTTGACTTGGTTTTCTAAACTCATGGGAAATTTTCACATCTTCTGAAAAAAAATCAATCTTCTTGTGCTTTGAGGGTTTCTTGAGTAAGGGACCCAAAAATAGATCCAGCATGTCTTGAGTAGGATCCCCTGTTCTGCCAGGATGAATGACAGTTTCTTCACTAGCTAAATTCTCAGTTGAATTATAAGAATGTGCAGTTTCATAAACAGGCAATTTCTTGTTAATTTTACAGGCACTGTGAGAGGCTGCTGATTCGTGTCCAGAGAAGGCTATTGCTGGAAGTTCACTTTCTGATCCACAAACTCTATCTGATGATCGCTGTATGTCTATCTCCTCATCAGCTTTGACATACTGCACACAAAGTACAAGTAGcttgagatttcttaatttttgtgtagacttttttttttttttttttctttttccttggtAACAACGATAAGGTGACATTCTAAATACTCCATTTCCTTGTTCAGGAACAAAATTTTATATGTTATAGACAAAAGGGATTGTCACAGCTCAAAGCTTTGCTCCAAAATTATATCCCTTCTTACAATGACTTTCAATTACTTGATCAATGGTTGATGGCTTGAACCATTCTGTGTATACTTTTCTCGGTAGGTTGGAACCTTCTTACAAATAGACTACTTTACTAGAtcaaattacaaaaaataataacaataataataataaaatgcaaccaaaatttttttttctaaatcatGATACTTTTTTCTTTATGTGATCAACTACCCAGAACTTCaatcttttctttccttcttttatCTTTTGGGGTGGGGAGGGGGGGATTTTGTGGTTTCAAAGCTCTAAATCTACAGTGTATTAATATGGTGATATGTGAATAAACATTTGATCCATGCACCAATGTTTCCACACAGTCATTGCCAAAGCTATAAACACGGTAATAAAATAAAGTACTATCACTCATATTTCTTCCTGCAATATGATAAAAATGTAAACTACCTCCTCTGCAATGCTCATTAGATCTTCCATCGTCAACTCTCCATCATCTTCGCTTAAAGAGGTGACTTCAGCTTCCTCAGTACTTTTAGAATTCAAACTCTTTGCTTTCCTTGCTTTCTGAGAAGTGGAACCCCAAACTTTTCCCTTAATGTCATCTTTTTTCCTCTTTGAACCAGCTTCATAAATGTTACTGTCACAATCTGCATCTTGTGGACTTAATTTTCGTTTTCTTCTCTTTGTTCCAAGAACACATGGATTTGTATTTAATGGTTCCTTGTCATGAAGCAGGCCATCTTTATCATTGTGTACATTTCCAGCTTTTGACTTGGGCCGGCAAGCTTCGGACACAAGTTCTTCGCTTATGCTATTATCATTGCTTCCATCCCCATTCTCAAACTTTCTCACTTTGTCAACAGCAGCCACACCAAGCATCCATGGTGGTAATCGCCTCTTTTGTCCCTTGCTAGGACCCACCCCGTCCATCTCCTTTATTCCTAGATATATTGGTTTCACATATTCTCACTGCAACAATTGATccaatattatatttatctgtaaAAAAGGAAAATACAGCTATTAGATGAATACAGAAATATAAAAGTACTAGCATAAATGAGAAAGCTTGtgcaattaaaaatataatttttttatagatAAAATAAGGAATTCATTATGGAAGAAATGAAGGTAAAGAATCCAGAAACCAAGATATGCTCCAACAAGTGCAACAGtgtaaaaagtaaaaataaaaaataaaaataaaaaagaagccCCCAAATTCCTTTGCAAATCTACCAAAGAAATCCCCCAAAACACCCCCTAAAGCCAATGCCCAGGGGAGCTAGAACATTTTCACCTAAAATGTTCCAATAATGGTATGTGTACAGGAACAAAGTACCCAGTATTGGGATGGGAGGGGTGGAGGAGGCTTCATAGGCATGCCATTTGGGATCATGGTATGCTTGAACCACTTAATTGGGTGGGTACCTATCCATAATTtcctaatataattaaaaatataatttgggAAATTGTATCtaaacaacaataacaaataatattttactagatattattattattattattattccaaaGAGAGAAGCAACAGCATAGCTATTTCACAACTATTGTTGAATAGTTCAATTAAATTGTATAAATTGCAAAAGAACAATGATCAAAagcttaactaatttttttttcacataaaaattATTGTATGAAGTATGAACTTTTTAATAACAATTTACTTTCAAGTCAAAAAACGTTTCTAAGCTTTTTAATTACACGATTAGTTAATATTATGTGTGCtagaaaaagagaagagaagagagagggaTTTGTTGCAACTTGAGAACTTAAGTCCGCAGTAGGTTTCCCATTCTACTTATAAATGtatctcataaaatcaaaaggaCAATAGTACCCTCATTAACATAGGTTCACCAATAACATAACACATCGTAACCTGTGACCCTCCCCCTCAAGGTGGATTGTATGTATCATACACTCCTAAAttttacaaatgaatttaaccaAGAACCTGACACGGACTTAGTAAACAAATCACCCGCTTAATATTCAGACTTTGTGattggttgtaatgagcttctacacaatATCAATCAACTCAAAGCCAACAGTGCAGTCAGCAAAGACCCAATCGATTGAACTACACCAGACCAAGGTTCGAATAAGCCAAAGaccatgaaaaaataaaaataaaaataaataaaaaatggtgACAAAGGGCTAGTTTGATCTAGTTGCTCCTAAAATAGCTAAAATGCACGGATGGAGGGAACAAGCAAATGTATGAATTAACCTCTTAAGTAGCATCTTTCGATTCTCAATTTGTTAATTTACAAAATCAAATTGTCCCAAAAGTTGATCCTCTTCAGTCCAAGATTTCCACTCTCTTACACATTATTGATTTGGGGCGAAAACAGAAAGGATTAGCACACGTCCATAATAATACCCCTCCGACAGAATTAGTCATTCAACAACAGAGTAAAGATAGAAGCTCCAAAGATAAAAGCATACTCCATTAGAAGGTTTAGATGAAAATTTTATCTACATGTATTTCTAAGCCAGACAAAATGACCATATCAACAGCAACAAACAACAAAGAATTTTAAGAACACTGTATGTTAAATAACTAGAAACAGCGTTTTCTGAACCATTCTAACAAAATTATttagataaattttcaattttcaatattcaaaaacaagaaaaaatagaACACAATGAAATATTGAATTTAGATGAAGCGGTCCTACAAACTGACACAAAGAAGTAAATTTAATGCCCACAAACCCAAGTCACAAAAGACATGATCGACAGATTTCATACAATAAGCCATTCGAAAAATTAATGATTTCTTACCTTTGGGCTTGGGCTTAAGGAGAGTTACTCCCTGTTGCTGTCTCAACTTCGATCTGAAATTGGGGTTCGATCAGATTGGGGCTGAGGCGGGTCCCGGGTTTGAAAGACTGGTTAGTCGAATTGGGTACTGCAACGCCGTCGACTGTGCTGCTCAGATGATGGGGAGGACCCTGACCACGGGTTGGTCCGGCCGCAGAAGCTCCGAATCTGTTGACTAGGTCGGGTGGGTTCCTCTTCGTGTATAACGTGATTTCCGGCGTTCGAATTTGGGGTGGCAAACGGGTCATGAGTCGGGTTCGGATCAAGTTATTAGTGAATTAATAGGTTTATAAACAAATGAGGAAAACAAATATTTGTATTCATCTAATAAATTAAGCGGTTATGAAAAGTTagcaaataatatttaattaaatgttatataatttttttaatattgtatcatatttaattctttaatgttgttattattgtaatattttccTCAAAAACCTTCAAATCTAAGCATATATGAGCAttagaaaaagaaatatttttaaaaatttacaacTCTAGGAGatactatcctttcaaaaatgaaggTCATCAACGGATCACTACACCCAAATTTGTTTGACCCATTATATTACCAGGTTGATTTGGTTGGTTCACTTGTTGGGAGTCATTAGTATCTAGATTTAAGCTCGATCAAAGATGGGCATGAACTACTATCTGGGCAATGATATTATAGGTCTCGACAGATATTCAAGAAGAggggtaaattggatattttaaaaaaattacttctTCTGTCAAGATGTTAATGTACACAGTACAAAACTAAACAAACA
It contains:
- the LOC131154298 gene encoding uncharacterized protein LOC131154298, which gives rise to MDGVGPSKGQKRRLPPWMLGVAAVDKVRKFENGDGSNDNSISEELVSEACRPKSKAGNVHNDKDGLLHDKEPLNTNPCVLGTKRRKRKLSPQDADCDSNIYEAGSKRKKDDIKGKVWGSTSQKARKAKSLNSKSTEEAEVTSLSEDDGELTMEDLMSIAEEYVKADEEIDIQRSSDRVCGSESELPAIAFSGHESAASHSACKINKKLPVYETAHSYNSTENLASEETVIHPGRTGDPTQDMLDLFLGPLLKKPSKHKKIDFFSEDVKISHEFRKPSQNKMAGEEPVPLMKKKSSLKDKVAMFLD